A single region of the Streptomyces sp. NBC_01803 genome encodes:
- a CDS encoding chorismate-binding protein, with protein MHDSAPLARLGGFLATGLRDVTGDPAALDSSGWWAVAADFGGRLVCARFSAVRPAPPPAAGPGRWRGPAPGAWTSSLDRAAYTAGVRRVRDHIAAGDVYQVNLCRVLSAPLPGQDADVDALSALLARAHPAAYAGTVRLPAHGVEIATASPELFLRRRGRTVESGPIKGTGRSAADLLAKDYTENVMIVDLVRNDLGRVCVPGSVTVPGLCVAESYPGLVHLVSTVRGELRPGAGWPELMAAAFPPGSVTGAPKSSALRVIDALETASRGPYCGAVGWVDADRGVGELAVGIRTFWIDRTAGPAPVLRFGTGAGVTWDSDPAGEWAETELKASRLVGVASTGGHPGPGGDRERSHHGADLAGR; from the coding sequence ATGCACGACTCGGCACCGCTCGCCCGCCTCGGCGGATTCCTCGCCACCGGCCTCCGCGACGTCACCGGCGATCCGGCGGCGCTGGACTCCTCGGGCTGGTGGGCGGTGGCCGCGGACTTCGGCGGGCGGCTGGTGTGCGCGCGGTTCTCCGCCGTCCGGCCCGCCCCGCCGCCCGCCGCCGGGCCGGGGCGCTGGCGCGGCCCGGCCCCCGGCGCCTGGACCAGCTCCCTGGACCGGGCCGCCTACACGGCGGGCGTGCGGCGGGTGCGGGACCACATCGCGGCCGGCGACGTCTACCAGGTGAACCTCTGCCGCGTGCTGTCGGCGCCGCTGCCCGGCCAGGACGCCGACGTCGACGCTCTGAGCGCACTGCTGGCCCGCGCCCACCCGGCGGCGTACGCGGGCACCGTACGGCTCCCGGCGCACGGCGTGGAGATCGCCACCGCGTCCCCCGAGCTCTTCCTGCGCCGCCGGGGCCGCACCGTGGAGTCCGGCCCGATCAAGGGCACCGGCCGCAGCGCCGCCGATCTGCTGGCGAAGGACTACACCGAGAACGTGATGATCGTCGACCTGGTCCGCAACGACCTCGGCCGCGTCTGCGTCCCCGGCTCGGTGACCGTGCCCGGCCTGTGCGTCGCCGAGAGCTACCCGGGCCTGGTCCACCTGGTCTCCACCGTCCGTGGCGAGCTGCGGCCCGGCGCCGGCTGGCCGGAGCTGATGGCCGCCGCCTTCCCGCCCGGCTCGGTGACCGGCGCCCCCAAGTCCAGCGCGCTGCGCGTCATCGACGCGCTGGAGACCGCGTCCCGGGGACCGTACTGCGGAGCTGTCGGCTGGGTCGACGCCGATCGAGGCGTCGGCGAACTCGCCGTCGGCATCCGCACGTTCTGGATCGACCGGACCGCCGGCCCGGCCCCGGTGCTGCGCTTCGGCACCGGCGCGGGGGTCACCTGGGACTCCGATCCGGCGGGGGAGTGGGCCGAGACCGAGCTGAAGGCGTCCCGGCTCGTCGGGGTAGCGTCTACGGGAGGCCACCCCGGGCCCGGGGGCGACAGGGAGAGGAGCCACCATGGCGCTGATCTGGCTGGACGGTGA
- a CDS encoding aminotransferase class IV, which translates to MALIWLDGELRDADSARVSVFDHGLTVGDGVFETLRTEHGRAFATSRHLDRLAASAAGLGLPEPDRDEVRRACAAVLAATPLPFGRLRVTYTGGPAPLGSDRGDASPTLLVAHAEATRVPESTAVVTVPWTRNERGALTGLKTTSYAENVIALAHARRAAASEALFANTAGRLCEGTGSNVFVVLDGEPHTPPLSSGCLAGITRALILEWVGATETDLPMDSLERAEEIFLTSSLRDVQAVRRIDDRTVPGAPGPVTAKAARVFRERSAADIDP; encoded by the coding sequence ATGGCGCTGATCTGGCTGGACGGTGAGCTGCGCGACGCCGACAGCGCGCGGGTCTCCGTCTTCGACCACGGACTCACCGTCGGCGACGGCGTGTTCGAGACGCTCAGGACCGAGCACGGCCGCGCCTTCGCCACCAGCCGGCACCTGGACCGCTTGGCCGCCTCCGCCGCCGGTCTCGGCCTGCCCGAGCCCGACCGCGACGAGGTGCGGCGTGCCTGCGCGGCCGTGCTCGCGGCGACGCCGCTGCCGTTCGGCCGGCTCCGCGTCACCTACACCGGCGGGCCCGCGCCGCTCGGCTCGGATCGCGGCGACGCCTCGCCGACGCTGCTCGTCGCGCACGCCGAGGCGACCCGCGTCCCCGAGAGCACCGCCGTCGTCACCGTCCCCTGGACGCGGAACGAGCGCGGCGCCCTCACCGGCCTGAAGACCACCTCCTACGCCGAGAACGTCATCGCGCTGGCCCACGCCCGCCGGGCCGCCGCCTCCGAGGCGCTCTTCGCCAATACCGCCGGCCGGCTCTGCGAGGGGACCGGCAGCAACGTGTTCGTGGTCCTCGACGGGGAGCCGCACACCCCGCCGCTGTCCTCCGGCTGCCTGGCCGGCATCACCCGCGCCCTGATCCTCGAATGGGTGGGCGCCACCGAGACCGATCTGCCCATGGACTCCCTGGAGCGCGCCGAGGAGATCTTCCTCACCTCCAGCCTCCGCGACGTGCAGGCCGTGCGCCGCATCGACGACCGGACCGTGCCCGGCGCCCCCGGCCCGGTGACCGCCAAGGCCGCCCGCGTCTTCCGGGAGCGCTCGGCCGCCGACATCGACCCCTGA
- a CDS encoding GNAT family N-acetyltransferase: MTTTLRPAGPEERAADGGRSRTFDIRVNGRRAGSLRIAAAHGAGRVEHLEVAEPDRRRGRATVAVLAAEEALRAWGCREAAVAVPAAAPDALALATALGYTERNRNLAKPVTGPPPPPPSGGAFRDLTDAEYPAWFEAERAAYTRSWTDRGMDPAAAGTRADHAYATLLPDGPATKDVVLRVLTHDGAAVGTLWVSLVAERLRHKEDAYVFAVEVDEAHRGRGHGRTLMLEAERVCHAAGARLLGLNVFAGNTPALRLYASLGYRPVEIHLYKPLG; this comes from the coding sequence ATGACGACGACACTGCGTCCCGCCGGACCCGAGGAGCGCGCCGCCGACGGCGGCAGATCCCGGACGTTCGACATCCGCGTCAACGGCCGCCGCGCCGGCTCCCTCCGGATCGCCGCCGCGCACGGCGCCGGCCGCGTCGAGCACTTGGAGGTGGCCGAGCCGGACCGCCGTCGCGGCCGGGCCACGGTCGCCGTGCTGGCGGCCGAGGAGGCGCTGCGCGCGTGGGGCTGCCGCGAGGCCGCGGTGGCGGTGCCCGCCGCGGCCCCGGACGCCCTGGCGCTCGCCACCGCGCTGGGCTACACCGAGCGGAACCGTAACCTCGCCAAGCCCGTGACCGGCCCGCCGCCCCCGCCGCCGTCCGGGGGCGCCTTCCGCGACCTGACCGACGCCGAGTATCCGGCCTGGTTCGAGGCCGAGCGGGCCGCGTACACGCGGAGCTGGACCGACCGGGGCATGGACCCGGCCGCCGCCGGGACCAGGGCGGACCACGCCTACGCCACGCTGCTCCCCGACGGCCCCGCCACCAAGGACGTGGTCCTGCGCGTCCTGACACACGACGGCGCGGCCGTCGGCACGCTCTGGGTCTCCCTGGTGGCCGAGCGGTTGCGGCACAAGGAGGACGCCTACGTCTTCGCCGTCGAGGTGGACGAGGCCCACCGGGGGCGCGGCCACGGGCGCACCCTGATGCTGGAGGCCGAGCGCGTCTGCCACGCGGCGGGGGCGCGGCTGCTCGGGCTCAACGTGTTCGCGGGCAACACCCCGGCGCTGCGGCTCTACGCCTCACTGGGGTACCGGCCCGTCGAGATCCACCTCTACAAGCCGCTGGGCTGA
- a CDS encoding DsbA family protein — MNETTGSRAVLDVWCDLQCPDCHRAESDLRALRERFGPALEIRRRHFPLSRHRHALAAAQAAEEAYLQGRGDEYWSALLARTADLAARGTEVLLEVARELGLDADEVDTALIDGRHMLIVDADQAEGEALGVTGTPTYVIGGERLDGGQSQQGLRERVGEIAESLLAQPSGL; from the coding sequence ATGAACGAGACGACCGGTTCCCGCGCCGTGCTGGACGTGTGGTGCGACCTCCAGTGCCCCGACTGCCACCGCGCGGAGTCCGACCTGCGCGCCCTGCGGGAGCGGTTCGGGCCGGCGCTGGAGATCAGGCGCCGGCACTTCCCGCTCAGCCGCCACCGGCACGCGCTGGCCGCCGCCCAGGCCGCCGAGGAGGCGTACCTCCAGGGCCGGGGCGACGAGTACTGGTCGGCGTTGCTGGCCCGCACCGCCGATCTGGCGGCGCGCGGCACCGAGGTGCTGCTGGAGGTCGCCAGGGAGCTGGGCCTGGACGCGGACGAGGTGGACACCGCGCTGATCGACGGCCGGCACATGCTGATCGTGGACGCCGACCAGGCCGAGGGCGAGGCACTCGGTGTCACCGGCACCCCGACGTATGTGATCGGCGGCGAGCGACTGGACGGCGGCCAGAGTCAGCAGGGGCTGCGGGAGCGCGTCGGCGAGATCGCCGAGTCCCTGCTCGCTCAGCCCAGCGGCTTGTAG
- a CDS encoding CGNR zinc finger domain-containing protein translates to MLINHDTRCALDHTVDLLNTAAGSWDALTDITALRAFVADHSVSDVRVAELAESDLRAVRGVRERFAAIFAAPSDRAAAELINALVAAAGTTPRLTDHDGHDWHVHYFAPGASVAEHLAADCGMALGFIVVAGERERLRRCEAPGCGRAFVDLSRNRSRRYCSSRTCGNRLHVAAYRARQRDSETVAGSAHKRN, encoded by the coding sequence GTGCTGATCAACCACGACACCCGGTGCGCACTCGACCACACCGTCGACCTGCTGAACACCGCGGCCGGCTCCTGGGACGCGCTCACCGACATAACGGCCCTGCGGGCTTTCGTGGCCGACCACTCGGTGAGCGACGTGCGGGTGGCGGAGCTCGCCGAGTCCGATCTCCGGGCGGTGCGCGGGGTGCGCGAGCGGTTCGCCGCGATCTTCGCCGCCCCCTCCGACCGGGCGGCGGCCGAGCTGATCAACGCCCTGGTGGCGGCGGCCGGGACCACCCCCCGCCTGACCGATCACGACGGTCACGACTGGCACGTGCACTATTTCGCCCCCGGCGCCTCGGTCGCCGAGCACCTGGCCGCCGACTGCGGGATGGCCCTGGGCTTCATCGTGGTGGCCGGGGAGCGGGAGCGGCTGCGGCGGTGCGAGGCGCCCGGCTGCGGGCGCGCGTTCGTCGACCTGTCGCGGAACCGTTCACGCCGCTACTGCTCCAGCCGGACCTGCGGGAACCGGCTGCACGTCGCCGCGTACCGGGCCCGGCAGCGGGACTCCGAGACCGTCGCGGGGAGCGCTCACAAGAGGAACTGA
- a CDS encoding SsgA family sporulation/cell division regulator, whose translation MNTTVSCELHLRLVVSSESSLPVPAGLRYDTADPYAVHATFHTGAEETVEWVFARDLLAEGLHRPTGTGDVRVWPSRSHGQGVVCIALSSPEGEALLEAPARALESFLKRTDAAVPPGTEHRHFDLDTELSHILAES comes from the coding sequence ATGAACACCACGGTCAGCTGCGAGCTGCACCTGCGCCTCGTCGTATCGAGCGAGTCCTCACTACCTGTACCCGCGGGGCTGCGGTATGACACGGCGGACCCCTACGCCGTACACGCCACATTTCACACCGGAGCCGAAGAAACCGTCGAGTGGGTTTTCGCCCGCGACCTCCTCGCCGAAGGACTGCACCGGCCCACGGGCACCGGCGATGTCCGGGTCTGGCCCTCCCGAAGTCACGGGCAGGGAGTCGTCTGCATCGCCCTGAGCTCCCCCGAGGGCGAGGCATTGCTCGAGGCCCCGGCCCGGGCCCTCGAATCCTTCCTGAAGCGGACGGACGCAGCCGTACCGCCCGGCACGGAACACCGTCATTTCGATCTCGATACGGAGCTCTCGCACATTCTGGCAGAGAGTTAG
- a CDS encoding SRPBCC family protein has product MTDGRWSRYRFNDDWWVGAPPGAVYAVLERPEDYPRWWREIREVVRTDPNAGLARFRSFLPFSLRVGVRAGRRDPAAGLIEVLLSGDLDGWVRWTVAPSGRGTAVRYEQDTALRKPLLRPLSWLARPVFAANHALMMRSGRRGLRAWLGVHLDDG; this is encoded by the coding sequence ATGACGGACGGCCGGTGGAGCCGTTACCGATTCAACGACGACTGGTGGGTAGGTGCCCCGCCTGGCGCGGTCTATGCCGTTCTGGAGCGGCCCGAGGACTATCCGCGGTGGTGGCGTGAGATTCGGGAGGTCGTCCGGACGGATCCGAACGCCGGACTTGCCCGCTTCCGTTCCTTTCTTCCCTTCTCGCTCCGCGTCGGTGTCCGCGCCGGCCGCCGGGACCCGGCGGCCGGGCTGATCGAGGTGCTCCTCAGCGGCGATCTGGACGGCTGGGTGCGCTGGACGGTCGCGCCCAGCGGGCGGGGCACCGCGGTCCGCTACGAGCAGGACACCGCGCTGCGCAAGCCGCTGCTGCGGCCCCTGTCCTGGCTCGCCCGGCCGGTGTTCGCCGCCAACCACGCCCTGATGATGCGTTCGGGACGGCGAGGGCTGCGCGCCTGGCTGGGAGTTCATTTGGATGACGGGTGA